A stretch of the Arthrobacter sp. PAMC 25486 genome encodes the following:
- a CDS encoding LuxR C-terminal-related transcriptional regulator, translating to MIASKLCVPKLRLGLVPRPRLVELLHRGTTSKLILLSAPAGFGKTTLLAEWLDRTFDKSHAVAWLSLDPGDNEPAAFWPAMVAALQTSVPTVGQAALELSASRPFQTELVLTTLLNELMEIPHDVVLVLDDYHLVDSREVGDGMALLLGHLPSKLHLVISTRADPALPLARWRVRGELVEIRAAQLRFTPVETAAYFNGTTGLDLTENEVAAVEQRTEGWAAALQLAALSLQGRDDAAEFIARFTGNDRYVLDYLVQEVLQQQAGPVREFLLLTSILDRLTGPLCDAVTGRDDGSHSLIALEHANLFTVPLDDGREWYRYHRLFADMLRARLLSEQPGQIPQLHQHASRWYEDRGMLPEAVGHAMAAGDFERTAHLMELAAPWIRRERLDSMMLGWLKELPDSAIRNSPVLSTFYGFMLMTDGDLNSVEPRLKDAERAMAAIPEGEASPWADIEEFHTLPATIAIYRAALAQARGDVAGTLSHARHARQLSGPADHLARGAAAGFLGMAAWAEGDIPGALQEFTQAVASLHSAGNTVDELSSTVVLADMWLAAGRPGKARQLMQAALQRSQAHGTAVARASAELHVALGEIDCETGDFNNARSHLDAAALLLKGVPANESRFRWFAAKGLLAHCEGELEQAIECFEQSEPLYQRGFFPEVRPIAAMKARVLIAQGKLLEAGDWAREQGDPIMDGARYLDEFNQLTLVRLLLAQDSETQQRPHPGTGTGTGTWTAGTATATGAHAASLLERLAEAAKGSGRAGSLMEIRMLQALVHAAQGRKAQALETLGMAFTGAPEPGEYRQLFRNEGTPMTELLHHATQHGVAVDHARRLLRPRPPAQLQGDGSSPRLGPASSGEMLSEREMQVLRLLASDLSGPQIARELFISYNTLRTHTKHIFTKLGVTDRRSAVRMSRDLGMS from the coding sequence GTGATTGCAAGCAAACTGTGCGTACCAAAGTTGCGGCTCGGGCTGGTGCCGCGGCCACGGCTCGTTGAACTTCTGCACCGCGGCACCACGTCAAAATTGATTCTGTTGTCCGCACCTGCCGGGTTCGGCAAGACAACACTGCTGGCCGAATGGCTCGACAGGACATTCGATAAGAGCCATGCCGTTGCATGGCTCTCCCTCGACCCGGGAGACAATGAACCTGCAGCATTCTGGCCCGCCATGGTGGCGGCGCTCCAAACCTCGGTCCCCACCGTCGGCCAGGCTGCACTGGAGCTGTCCGCAAGCCGTCCTTTCCAGACGGAGCTTGTCCTGACCACCCTGTTAAATGAGCTCATGGAAATACCACACGACGTCGTGCTGGTGCTGGACGACTACCATCTGGTCGACAGCAGGGAGGTCGGCGACGGGATGGCGTTGCTGCTGGGGCATCTCCCGTCAAAACTGCACCTGGTGATCAGCACCCGCGCCGACCCCGCGCTGCCGCTGGCACGTTGGAGGGTGCGCGGCGAGCTGGTGGAGATCCGTGCAGCGCAGCTGCGATTTACGCCAGTTGAAACCGCCGCCTACTTCAACGGCACAACAGGGCTGGACCTCACTGAAAACGAGGTCGCTGCCGTGGAACAGCGGACGGAAGGGTGGGCAGCCGCCCTCCAGCTTGCCGCCCTTTCCCTGCAGGGACGGGACGACGCCGCAGAATTCATCGCCCGGTTTACCGGCAACGACAGATACGTCCTTGACTACCTGGTGCAGGAAGTCCTCCAGCAGCAAGCTGGGCCCGTCCGCGAATTCCTTTTGCTCACATCAATTCTTGACCGGCTCACCGGGCCGCTCTGTGACGCAGTGACCGGCCGCGACGACGGGAGCCACAGCCTCATCGCCCTGGAGCACGCCAACCTCTTCACCGTGCCGCTGGACGACGGGCGCGAATGGTACCGATACCACCGCCTCTTCGCCGACATGCTGCGGGCACGACTGCTCAGCGAGCAGCCAGGGCAGATTCCGCAGCTTCATCAGCATGCCAGCCGCTGGTATGAGGACCGCGGCATGCTGCCGGAGGCTGTCGGGCATGCCATGGCCGCCGGAGACTTTGAGCGTACGGCGCACCTCATGGAGCTTGCCGCACCCTGGATCCGGCGCGAACGGCTGGACTCGATGATGCTCGGCTGGCTTAAGGAGCTCCCCGACAGCGCCATCCGCAATAGCCCCGTGCTGAGCACCTTTTACGGATTCATGCTCATGACGGACGGTGATCTTAACAGCGTCGAACCACGCCTCAAGGATGCTGAACGAGCGATGGCCGCAATACCCGAAGGGGAGGCTTCTCCCTGGGCTGACATTGAAGAGTTCCATACATTGCCTGCCACCATCGCCATCTACCGCGCCGCACTCGCACAAGCCCGGGGCGATGTGGCCGGCACCCTAAGTCATGCCCGGCACGCCCGGCAGCTGTCCGGCCCCGCCGACCATCTCGCGCGCGGTGCGGCGGCCGGGTTTCTGGGCATGGCCGCGTGGGCGGAAGGGGACATTCCGGGTGCACTGCAGGAGTTCACGCAGGCGGTGGCAAGCCTGCACTCGGCAGGCAACACGGTCGACGAGCTCAGCAGCACCGTGGTCCTCGCCGACATGTGGCTCGCGGCCGGCCGGCCGGGCAAGGCGCGCCAGCTCATGCAGGCCGCGTTGCAACGTTCACAGGCTCACGGGACGGCGGTTGCGCGGGCAAGCGCAGAGCTGCACGTTGCCCTGGGCGAGATTGACTGCGAAACCGGAGACTTCAACAATGCCAGAAGCCACCTTGACGCCGCCGCACTCCTGCTGAAGGGCGTTCCGGCGAACGAGAGCCGCTTCCGCTGGTTTGCGGCAAAGGGGCTCCTCGCCCATTGTGAGGGGGAACTTGAGCAGGCCATCGAGTGCTTCGAGCAGTCTGAACCGCTCTACCAAAGGGGGTTCTTCCCGGAAGTGCGCCCCATCGCGGCAATGAAGGCCCGGGTTTTGATCGCACAGGGCAAGCTGTTGGAGGCGGGAGACTGGGCCCGGGAACAAGGTGACCCGATCATGGATGGTGCCCGCTACCTGGACGAGTTCAACCAACTCACCCTGGTCCGGCTGCTCCTTGCGCAGGACAGCGAAACGCAGCAACGCCCGCATCCCGGCACTGGCACTGGCACTGGCACTTGGACGGCTGGCACTGCCACTGCGACTGGCGCCCATGCTGCTTCACTGCTGGAGCGGCTGGCCGAAGCTGCCAAGGGCTCCGGACGCGCCGGCAGCCTGATGGAAATCCGCATGCTGCAAGCCCTCGTGCACGCAGCCCAAGGACGCAAGGCTCAGGCCCTCGAAACACTTGGCATGGCATTCACCGGAGCACCCGAACCCGGGGAATACAGGCAGCTCTTCCGCAACGAAGGCACCCCGATGACGGAGCTGCTGCACCACGCCACACAGCACGGCGTCGCCGTCGACCATGCCCGGCGCTTGCTCCGTCCCCGTCCCCCTGCCCAACTACAAGGGGACGGTTCAAGCCCACGTTTGGGACCGGCGTCGTCCGGTGAAATGTTGAGTGAACGGGAGATGCAGGTGCTCAGGCTGCTGGCCAGTGACTTGAGCGGGCCTCAAATCGCGCGCGAGCTCTTCATCTCCTACAACACCCTGCGCACCCACACCAAGCACATCTTTACCAAGCTCGGCGTCACCGACCGGCGCAGCGCCGTCCGAATGTCACGCGACCTCGGCATGTCGTGA
- a CDS encoding TetR/AcrR family transcriptional regulator yields MTAEEISEEVQDRVPLSRERVLQCAVTIADEAGIAGLTMRSLAQALGVKPMSLYYYVANKGEILDAIIDMVFNEIDPPSSGGDWQREMRRRANAIRKALRRHPWAIGLLESRTSPGPATLRHHDATLGVLRNAGFSVALTAHAYALLDSFIYGFALQEAALPFSGADTASAVAEPIVELFSAGDYPHLVEIAAEHVLKPGYNFGDEFDIGLNVILSALALWLPPAPRANIDGMDPR; encoded by the coding sequence ATGACAGCGGAAGAAATTAGTGAAGAGGTTCAGGACCGTGTTCCACTGAGCCGCGAACGGGTGCTCCAATGTGCTGTCACGATCGCGGACGAGGCCGGAATCGCGGGGCTGACAATGCGTTCCCTGGCCCAAGCCCTGGGCGTCAAGCCCATGTCGCTTTACTACTACGTCGCCAACAAGGGCGAGATCCTTGATGCCATCATTGACATGGTCTTCAACGAGATCGATCCACCCTCAAGTGGGGGCGATTGGCAACGCGAAATGCGGCGCCGGGCCAACGCCATCCGCAAAGCGCTGCGCCGCCACCCCTGGGCCATCGGCCTGCTGGAGTCCCGCACCTCCCCCGGGCCTGCCACCCTCCGCCACCATGACGCGACCCTTGGCGTGTTGAGGAATGCAGGATTTTCCGTTGCCCTGACCGCGCATGCCTACGCCCTGCTTGACAGCTTCATTTACGGATTCGCCCTTCAGGAAGCAGCCCTGCCCTTCAGCGGTGCGGACACGGCGTCGGCTGTGGCCGAACCGATCGTGGAGTTGTTTTCCGCCGGCGACTATCCCCACCTCGTTGAGATCGCTGCCGAGCACGTGCTCAAGCCCGGCTACAACTTCGGCGACGAATTCGACATTGGCTTGAACGTCATCTTGTCGGCCCTGGCGCTATGGCTTCCACCGGCACCCAGGGCCAACATCGACGGGATGGACCCGCGGTAA
- a CDS encoding NAD(P)-dependent alcohol dehydrogenase: protein MASTHKRNKQAGGGQPDATGPEVMSAIVRDRYGDAGVLRLAQVSLPLVKDDEVLVRVRAAGLDRGTWHLMTGRPYVMRLFLGLRRPHNPVSGLDLAGTVVAVGGSVTRFQVGEEVFGFGRGSFANYATAKEDKLALKPAGLTFEQAAVVPVSAVTALQGLRDVGRIQSGQKVLITGASGGVGSYAIQLAKAFGADVTAECSTAKMELVLSLGADRAIDYTLDDFADGSRRYDLILDFAGSPALSRLRRALTASGTAVVGGGEHGGNLTGMGRQLHAVALSPFISQRLTMFAAKQHSADLAQITEFIDAGKVKPCLDRTFPLAQAAQAMRYLEAGKVRGKIAITMPASH, encoded by the coding sequence ATGGCAAGCACACACAAACGCAACAAACAGGCAGGCGGTGGCCAGCCGGACGCCACAGGCCCTGAAGTGATGTCCGCCATCGTCCGGGACCGCTACGGTGACGCAGGCGTGCTGCGGCTGGCGCAGGTCAGCCTGCCACTTGTCAAGGACGACGAAGTGCTGGTGAGGGTCCGTGCGGCCGGACTCGACAGGGGAACCTGGCACCTGATGACCGGCCGCCCGTATGTGATGAGACTGTTCCTGGGGCTTCGCAGGCCGCACAATCCGGTGTCCGGGTTGGATCTGGCCGGGACGGTGGTCGCCGTGGGCGGGTCCGTGACCCGGTTTCAAGTGGGGGAGGAGGTCTTCGGATTCGGCAGGGGCTCCTTCGCCAACTACGCCACGGCCAAGGAAGACAAACTCGCCCTGAAACCAGCAGGACTGACCTTTGAACAGGCGGCTGTGGTCCCCGTTTCGGCTGTCACGGCCTTGCAGGGCCTGCGTGATGTGGGGCGGATCCAGTCCGGACAGAAAGTGTTGATCACCGGAGCCTCTGGCGGTGTGGGAAGCTACGCCATCCAGCTGGCCAAGGCGTTTGGCGCCGACGTCACCGCCGAGTGCAGCACAGCAAAAATGGAACTGGTGCTTTCCCTTGGGGCTGACCGTGCCATCGACTACACCCTGGACGACTTCGCCGACGGCAGCCGCCGCTACGACCTCATTCTTGACTTCGCCGGCAGCCCGGCCCTTTCCCGTCTCCGCCGAGCACTGACGGCATCCGGCACCGCCGTCGTCGGAGGCGGCGAACATGGCGGCAACCTCACCGGCATGGGCCGGCAGCTGCACGCAGTGGCACTCTCACCCTTCATCTCCCAACGACTGACCATGTTCGCGGCAAAGCAGCACTCCGCGGACCTTGCACAGATCACAGAATTCATCGACGCCGGCAAGGTCAAGCCGTGCCTGGACAGGACTTTTCCGTTGGCACAGGCAGCGCAGGCCATGCGATACCTCGAAGCCGGGAAGGTGCGGGGAAAGATCGCCATCACCATGCCGGCATCCCACTAG
- a CDS encoding DUF4389 domain-containing protein, translating into MSTSIPFETPSNAGPPAGRMSGVHLFVLIVGVLLGAASLGELGSSQSIPAALAGIGVGIVLILLGAAGLGRGIAAGAPQQAGHDGSDMPAQLTGQLDPGLSRWKWLVKWLLAIPHYAVLVVLWVAFLVVTVAAGVAILFTGRYPAPWFQFTVGVLRWNWRVSFYAYGVLGTDKYPPFTLAHTAYPAGFDVEYPEHLSHWKVLLKSWLFALPQLLIVSLLTGGAWASSSASGFSLVGILVLVAAVILLFTGVYRVGVFNLLMGINRWALRTMAYMALMTDKYPPFRLDQGPFDPPAGATEAKLA; encoded by the coding sequence ATGTCAACTTCGATACCGTTTGAAACGCCCTCCAACGCCGGTCCGCCCGCGGGACGAATGTCAGGGGTGCACCTGTTCGTGCTCATCGTCGGCGTCCTCCTCGGCGCCGCGTCCCTGGGGGAGCTGGGGTCCTCTCAGTCGATCCCTGCGGCACTGGCTGGGATCGGCGTCGGGATCGTTTTGATCCTGCTGGGAGCCGCCGGCCTTGGCCGTGGCATTGCCGCCGGGGCGCCGCAGCAAGCCGGCCATGACGGCTCGGACATGCCGGCACAGCTGACCGGGCAGCTTGACCCGGGGCTGTCCCGGTGGAAGTGGCTTGTCAAATGGCTCCTTGCCATTCCCCACTACGCCGTTCTGGTCGTCCTCTGGGTTGCCTTCCTGGTCGTGACCGTGGCCGCCGGCGTGGCTATCCTGTTCACGGGCAGATATCCGGCACCCTGGTTCCAATTCACGGTCGGCGTGCTGCGCTGGAACTGGCGGGTGTCGTTTTACGCCTACGGTGTGCTGGGAACTGACAAGTACCCGCCGTTCACCCTGGCCCACACCGCTTACCCGGCAGGCTTCGACGTCGAATATCCCGAGCACCTGTCCCACTGGAAGGTCCTGCTGAAATCCTGGCTCTTTGCCCTGCCGCAACTGCTGATCGTCTCGCTGCTGACAGGCGGCGCATGGGCTTCCTCCTCGGCCTCCGGCTTCTCGCTGGTTGGCATACTGGTCCTGGTTGCCGCAGTTATTCTGCTTTTCACGGGCGTGTACCGCGTCGGCGTGTTCAATCTGCTTATGGGCATCAACCGTTGGGCGCTTCGCACCATGGCCTACATGGCGCTCATGACGGACAAGTATCCGCCGTTCCGCCTGGACCAGGGGCCGTTCGACCCGCCGGCCGGTGCCACAGAAGCAAAACTCGCTTAA
- a CDS encoding SDR family oxidoreductase → MNEPRSMLMAGKTVLITGGTGGIGRATAVGLAKRGAHVAITGRDPGRLQDAVREIRAAGGGQVEAFIADMSSQSEVRRLAGEILQDLPRLDVLINNVGGCWETRHLSPDGLEYTFALNYLAPFLLTNLLLDRLRASAPARVVAVSSNVQAIGRIDFDDLQGEYDYSGARAYNQSKLANVLFTYELSRKLQGSRVTANALHPGVVNTRFGAEDPGTIQRLFVPLMRPLMKTPRRGAATSIHVASAPELEQVTGCYFANSRARKSSDRSYDQAAASRLWQVSTELVNLSAPE, encoded by the coding sequence ATGAACGAGCCACGCAGCATGTTGATGGCCGGAAAAACGGTGCTTATCACTGGCGGGACCGGAGGAATCGGCAGGGCGACCGCCGTCGGCCTGGCCAAAAGGGGTGCCCATGTTGCCATCACGGGGCGGGACCCAGGCCGCCTCCAAGACGCGGTCCGGGAGATCCGTGCCGCCGGCGGAGGGCAAGTGGAAGCATTCATCGCGGACATGTCCTCCCAGTCAGAGGTGCGGCGCCTGGCCGGGGAAATACTCCAAGACCTTCCCCGGCTCGACGTGCTAATCAACAACGTGGGCGGCTGCTGGGAGACTCGGCACCTGAGCCCGGACGGGTTGGAATACACGTTCGCCCTGAATTACCTGGCGCCGTTCCTGCTCACCAACCTGCTGCTGGACAGGCTGAGGGCCAGCGCGCCCGCACGCGTCGTCGCGGTATCCTCAAACGTTCAGGCCATCGGGAGGATCGACTTTGACGACCTCCAGGGAGAGTACGATTATTCCGGCGCTCGGGCGTACAACCAATCGAAACTTGCCAACGTTCTCTTCACCTACGAATTATCCAGAAAGCTGCAGGGCAGCAGGGTTACCGCCAATGCCCTGCACCCCGGCGTGGTCAATACCAGGTTCGGCGCGGAGGACCCCGGAACCATCCAACGCCTGTTTGTCCCGTTGATGCGGCCGCTCATGAAAACACCCCGCAGAGGCGCGGCAACGTCAATCCATGTCGCTTCAGCCCCCGAACTGGAGCAGGTGACGGGATGCTATTTTGCCAACTCCAGGGCCAGAAAATCATCTGACCGGAGCTACGACCAGGCCGCCGCTTCCCGGCTCTGGCAGGTCAGCACAGAATTGGTTAACCTGTCTGCCCCCGAATGA
- a CDS encoding phosphoribosyltransferase — translation MKRYLNRQQAGQLLARELQHYRGRQGVVVLGLPRGGVPVAAEVARALHSRLDIVVVRKIGVPSHPEVAMGALAVVSGHIEMVCNENVLDMLGSRRQAEAMFARAANEELAELHRREQSYRAARPAVPIAGRVVILVDDGLATGATMRAAVAAVQSQLPARINVAVPVGSRDTCREIEALVDELVCLRLPAPFRSVGQAYQDFEQTTDENVRIILGSRQEHGGGQGLE, via the coding sequence ATGAAGCGATATCTGAATCGTCAACAGGCTGGTCAGCTGCTGGCCCGGGAGCTGCAACATTACCGAGGCCGGCAGGGGGTCGTGGTGCTGGGGTTGCCACGCGGTGGAGTTCCCGTGGCCGCTGAAGTCGCCCGGGCGCTTCACTCGCGACTGGATATCGTCGTCGTCCGCAAAATTGGAGTTCCTTCCCATCCGGAGGTTGCGATGGGAGCGTTGGCGGTCGTCTCCGGACACATCGAGATGGTTTGCAACGAGAATGTGCTGGACATGTTGGGATCCCGGCGACAAGCCGAAGCCATGTTCGCGCGTGCTGCGAACGAGGAGCTCGCCGAATTGCACAGGCGCGAGCAAAGCTATCGGGCAGCTCGCCCAGCGGTCCCCATTGCCGGCCGTGTGGTCATTCTCGTTGATGACGGACTGGCAACGGGCGCGACCATGCGGGCAGCAGTCGCCGCCGTGCAGTCTCAACTTCCCGCCCGCATCAATGTTGCTGTGCCCGTAGGGAGTCGAGATACCTGCAGGGAAATCGAGGCGCTGGTGGACGAGCTGGTCTGCTTGCGGCTTCCTGCTCCTTTTCGATCGGTGGGTCAGGCATATCAGGACTTCGAGCAGACCACGGACGAGAACGTGCGGATCATCCTGGGCTCGAGGCAAGAGCATGGCGGAGGCCAGGGCCTTGAATGA
- a CDS encoding putative quinol monooxygenase: MTETFFQVVVRYMVKPGETDTVLALLGEMAAATRAEEANLSYDFFQGVEDPAQIVILERYRDTAGFAAHRGYEHIERIGAAQIIPRLASRSIQTIENATVS, from the coding sequence ATGACAGAGACATTTTTTCAGGTTGTTGTCCGCTACATGGTGAAGCCCGGGGAAACCGACACGGTCCTGGCGCTGCTGGGCGAGATGGCCGCCGCAACCCGCGCAGAAGAAGCAAATCTCTCCTACGATTTCTTTCAGGGCGTCGAGGACCCTGCGCAGATCGTGATCCTTGAACGATACAGAGATACCGCCGGTTTTGCCGCCCATCGCGGGTACGAGCACATCGAGCGCATTGGAGCCGCCCAGATCATTCCGCGGCTGGCCAGCCGTTCCATCCAGACCATTGAGAACGCGACGGTCTCTTAG
- a CDS encoding ABC transporter ATP-binding protein, protein MNPIEPILRVEALNVSFGGSRVVRDVSFTVHPGECLALVGESGSGKSVTARALIGLAGAGSLVHADALDVAGHDGQRLSQRGWRAVRGKRVGFILQDALTSLDPLRTVGKEIDDALRLHSAGSGAERAARVIELLAAVGLDDPAQRASQRSGELSGGMRQRALIASAIALAPALIIADEPATALDATIAAQVMDLLGGLRRTGSGMLLISHDLAAVASVADTIAVMQDGRIVERGPREQVLADPQHPYTRALLAAVPAGKPRFARLSPTPDTPAPAASSPAPAPGIAGRQNVSARETAAAVGEAVAAGGGPDAVVRPLLSAHGLAKSFAVAKSADFQAVRNVSFELLPGRTLGVVGESGSGKTTTARMALGLLAPDAGTVELFGEPWSRVPEAQRRSRRSALGAIYQDPLSSFDPRLSAGSLLADALSRGATRKPRAYVEQIKDLLAMVGLESGVAERSPATLSGGQRQRLAIARALAPNPRVLICDEPVSALDVSIQAQILDLLDELQQRLGLGYLFISHDLSVIRHMSDEVLVMRAGAVVESGPTEQVFTHPQHDYTRSLLAAAPAPLRGR, encoded by the coding sequence ATGAACCCCATCGAGCCCATCCTGCGGGTGGAGGCGCTGAATGTCTCCTTTGGCGGGAGCCGCGTGGTCCGCGACGTTTCCTTTACCGTGCACCCCGGGGAATGTCTGGCCCTGGTGGGTGAATCAGGGTCGGGCAAGTCGGTGACCGCCAGGGCCCTAATCGGCCTGGCCGGGGCCGGCTCCCTGGTGCACGCCGACGCCTTGGACGTTGCCGGCCACGACGGCCAAAGGCTGTCACAGCGCGGCTGGCGCGCCGTCCGCGGCAAGAGAGTGGGGTTCATCCTGCAGGATGCCTTGACGTCTTTGGATCCGCTGCGCACCGTCGGCAAGGAAATCGATGATGCGCTGCGTCTGCACTCGGCAGGCTCCGGGGCGGAACGCGCTGCCCGCGTCATCGAATTGTTGGCGGCCGTGGGGCTGGATGACCCGGCACAGCGCGCTTCCCAGCGCTCGGGTGAACTTTCCGGCGGCATGCGACAGCGAGCCCTCATCGCCTCGGCCATCGCCCTGGCGCCGGCATTAATCATTGCCGACGAGCCCGCCACGGCACTGGACGCGACGATCGCAGCGCAGGTCATGGACCTGCTCGGCGGTTTGCGGCGAACGGGTTCGGGAATGCTCCTGATCAGCCACGACCTTGCCGCCGTGGCGAGTGTCGCCGACACGATTGCCGTCATGCAGGATGGGCGCATCGTGGAACGCGGCCCGCGCGAGCAGGTCCTTGCCGACCCTCAACACCCCTACACACGTGCCCTGCTCGCGGCCGTTCCCGCCGGCAAGCCCCGCTTCGCCCGGCTCTCCCCCACGCCGGACACCCCAGCACCTGCTGCGTCGTCACCTGCACCTGCACCTGGCATTGCAGGACGGCAGAACGTCTCAGCGCGAGAAACGGCAGCAGCGGTTGGTGAGGCGGTGGCAGCGGGTGGTGGGCCGGACGCCGTCGTGCGTCCTTTGCTGAGTGCCCACGGACTCGCCAAAAGTTTCGCTGTGGCCAAGTCAGCCGATTTCCAGGCCGTGCGCAATGTCAGCTTCGAGCTGCTGCCCGGGCGCACCCTGGGTGTGGTGGGTGAATCAGGTTCGGGAAAAACCACCACGGCCCGCATGGCGCTGGGCCTACTGGCGCCCGACGCGGGAACCGTTGAGCTGTTCGGTGAACCGTGGAGCCGGGTTCCTGAAGCTCAACGCCGCAGCCGCCGGTCGGCACTGGGGGCCATTTACCAGGACCCGCTGTCGTCCTTCGATCCGCGGCTGTCCGCCGGTTCCCTGCTGGCCGATGCGCTGAGCCGCGGCGCCACGCGCAAGCCACGCGCTTATGTTGAGCAGATCAAGGACTTACTGGCGATGGTTGGCCTGGAATCCGGCGTGGCAGAACGCAGTCCCGCCACACTCTCAGGCGGCCAGCGCCAACGCTTGGCCATTGCCCGGGCTCTGGCCCCGAACCCGCGGGTGCTGATCTGCGACGAGCCCGTTTCCGCGCTGGACGTCTCCATCCAGGCGCAGATCCTTGACCTGTTGGATGAGCTGCAGCAACGGCTCGGGCTGGGCTACCTGTTCATCTCGCACGACCTCTCAGTGATCCGGCACATGAGTGACGAGGTGTTGGTCATGCGTGCCGGGGCAGTTGTTGAATCAGGCCCAACCGAGCAGGTGTTCACCCATCCGCAGCACGACTACACCCGTTCCCTGCTGGCGGCGGCGCCTGCGCCTCTGCGCGGACGCTGA
- a CDS encoding ABC transporter permease, with product MTAPMASLPAGDPVLAPKKSRARRRDVALVGRLAARVPLIAAAAVLLFFVLAAIAPNLLAPIDPLAINPAAAFSAPGAGHLLGTDESGRDIYSRIIHGARPSLLIGAAATAIGLGLALLLGTIAGFGGRWLDFGVGRILEVLFALPGLLLALVFIALAGPGVATTVIAVGLTTAPGYARVIRAQIIALRTSPMVEAATVLGRSRLHILRIHILPNALGPIAVLATLGLGQAILWAASLSFLGLGSPPPAPEWGTMLSTGRTYLALAWWMTFFPGLAIVLVAAAATVLSRSFKSGGSR from the coding sequence GTGACCGCCCCCATGGCTTCCCTGCCGGCGGGAGATCCCGTGTTGGCCCCCAAGAAATCCCGTGCACGACGGCGGGACGTCGCCTTGGTCGGGCGGCTCGCCGCGCGCGTGCCGCTGATTGCTGCCGCGGCCGTGCTGCTCTTTTTTGTTCTGGCAGCCATCGCACCGAACCTGCTGGCGCCGATTGACCCGCTGGCCATCAACCCCGCCGCTGCGTTCTCCGCCCCGGGTGCCGGTCACCTGCTGGGCACCGATGAATCGGGGCGCGACATTTATTCGCGCATCATCCACGGCGCCCGGCCCTCGCTGCTCATCGGAGCTGCGGCCACGGCGATTGGCCTGGGCCTGGCGCTGCTGCTGGGCACCATTGCCGGTTTTGGCGGGCGGTGGCTGGACTTTGGTGTGGGCCGCATCCTGGAGGTGCTTTTTGCCCTGCCCGGACTGTTGCTCGCCCTGGTGTTCATCGCCCTGGCCGGGCCCGGGGTGGCAACGACTGTCATTGCGGTGGGCCTGACCACGGCACCTGGCTATGCCCGGGTGATCCGGGCGCAGATCATCGCCCTGCGCACCTCCCCCATGGTCGAGGCCGCCACGGTGCTGGGGCGCAGCCGCCTGCACATTCTCCGGATCCACATCCTGCCCAACGCGCTGGGACCCATTGCGGTGCTGGCTACCCTGGGTCTGGGGCAGGCCATTCTCTGGGCGGCGTCGCTGAGCTTTCTGGGGCTCGGTTCGCCTCCACCGGCCCCGGAATGGGGCACCATGCTCTCAACCGGCCGGACTTACCTGGCCCTGGCCTGGTGGATGACCTTCTTCCCGGGCCTGGCGATCGTGCTGGTGGCCGCCGCCGCCACAGTGCTCTCGCGTTCTTTTAAGTCCGGGGGCAGCCGATGA